Proteins encoded in a region of the Oncorhynchus clarkii lewisi isolate Uvic-CL-2024 chromosome 18, UVic_Ocla_1.0, whole genome shotgun sequence genome:
- the LOC139372321 gene encoding secretagogin-like, whose protein sequence is MDSAFDNLDATGFLHIWQHFDVDNNGYIEGKELDDFFRHMMKKLGMSDEITDDKVGRMKERFMSAYDTTADGRLQIQELATMMLPEEENFLLLFHRETPLDNSVEFMRIWRNYDTDSSGYISATELKGFLQDLFLQHKKTISPNKLEEYTNTMMEMFDKNNDGRLDLNDLARILALKENFLLKFDMNACSQEDRKRDFEKIFAHYDVSKTGALEGPEVDGFVKDMMELVKPIISGTDLDKFRKLLLGHCDMNGDGKIQKNELALCLGLKYSC, encoded by the exons ATGGACAGCGCTTTTGACAACCTGGATGCTACAGGCTTCCTACACATATGGCAACATTTCGATGTTGACA ATAATGGTTATATTGAAGGAAAGGAGTTGGACGACTTTTTCAGACACATGATGAAAAAACTTGGGATGAGT GATGAAATAACGGATGACAAAGTTGGAAGAATGAAAGAAAGGTTCATGTCAGCTTATGACACCACAGCTGATGGTCGCCTGCAAATCCAAGAG TTGGCCACCATGATGCTACCGGAGGAGGAGAACTTCCTACTACTGTTCCACAGAGAGACGCCATTGGACAACAGTGTGGAGTTCATGAGG atctGGAGAAACTATGACACTGACAGCAGTGGATACATATCAGCTACAGAACTCAAG GGTTTCCTGCAGGACCTGTTCCTCCAGCACAAAAAGACCATATCCCCCAACAAACTGGAGGAGTACAccaacaccatg ATGGAGATGTTTGACAAAAACAACGATGGCAGGCTGGATTTGAATGACCTAGCCAG AATCTTGGCTCTAAAAGAGAACTTCTTGCTGAAGTTTGACATGAAT GCTTGCAGTCAAGAGGACCGGAAGAGGGACTTTGAGAAGATATTTGCTCACTATGATGTG AGTAAGACGGGTGCTTTGGAGGGTCCGGAGGTGGACGGCTTTGTCAAAGACATGATGGAACTGGTCAaa CCTATCATTAGTGGAACAGACCTGGACAAGTTCCGCAAGCTGCTCCTGGGTCACTGTGACATGAACGGTGATGGAAAGATCCAGAAGAATGAACTGGCACTGTGCCTCGGCCTGAAATACTCCTGTTAG